In Citrus sinensis cultivar Valencia sweet orange chromosome 4, DVS_A1.0, whole genome shotgun sequence, one DNA window encodes the following:
- the LOC102611014 gene encoding ARM REPEAT PROTEIN INTERACTING WITH ABF2: MSSSIEEKRIEDELSYPILLAERVRLAVDESESFKAECAEVGKQVDRLSQMLRTVVRFTTPAQSLYERPIRRVVSEVSKNLERSLTLVRKCKRQSVLRRVVTIVSAADFRKLLNLLDASVGDMRWLLSIFDSENGGASGGIVLTLPPIASNDPMLSWVWSYIAAIQMGQLSDRIEAAIELASLAKDNDRNKKIIVEEGGVPPLLKLLKETASSEAQSAAATALYNIANDQERVRVIVSELGVPTIVNVLSDSIMKVQIQVASLVARMAEHDALAQDDFARENVIRPLVTLLSFETFVDDPRANSGKQSIHTIVQINKEMEKNSFVGSKNYRPYLYSEYCSSRSGQNRKDRENEKPEVKIKLKIACAEALWMLARGSVANSRRISETKGLLCLAKLVEKEQGELQFNCLMTIMEITAAAESNADLRRAAFKTNSPAAKAVVDQLLRVINDLDSPTLQIPAIKSIGSLARTFPARETRVIGPLVAHLSHRNQEVATEAAIALQKFASPQNFLCMEHSKAIIEFNAVPPLMRLLRCNDRTQLHGLVLLCYLALHAGNSEALEQARVLTALEGADRTVVAQHPELKELVSEALYHLNLYHAGVHPQRQAYAP, from the coding sequence ATGTCATCTTCAATCGAAGAGAAACGAATCGAGGACGAGTTATCGTACCCGATTTTACTAGCGGAGCGGGTTCGCTTGGCGGTTGACGAGTCGGAGTCGTTCAAAGCGGAGTGTGCAGAAGTTGGAAAGCAAGTGGATCGGCTCTCGCAAATGCTCCGAACCGTGGTCCGGTTCACCACTCCGGCTCAGTCTCTCTACGAGCGGCCGATTCGCCGCGTAGTCTCGGAGGTCTCGAAGAATCTAGAACGTTCCCTAACCCTAGTCCGTAAGTGCAAGCGCCAGAGCGTCTTACGACGTGTCGTCACAATCGTCAGCGCCGCCGACTTTCGGAAGCTCTTGAACTTGCTCGACGCGTCCGTCGGCGACATGAGGTGGCTTTTAAGTATATTTGACTCCGAGAACGGCGGCGCCTCGGGCGGTATTGTTCTTACCCTTCCACCTATAGCTAGTAATGACCCGATGTTATCTTGGGTTTGGTCTTATATAGCGGCCATACAAATGGGCCAATTAAGTGATCGTATCGAAGCCGCCATTGAATTGGCTTCCTTGGCTAAAGATAACGACCGCAATAAAAAGATTATAGTTGAAGAGGGCGGAGTCCCTCCGTTACTAAAACTCTTAAAAGAAACGGCGTCGTCCGAGGCCCAAAGTGCGGCTGCAACGGCACTTTATAACATAGCTAACGATCAAGAGAGAGTGAGGGTTATTGTGAGTGAGCTTGGGGTTCCGACTATAGTGAATGTTTTGAGTGATTCAATTATGAAAGTTCAGATTCAGGTGGCAAGTTTGGTAGCAAGAATGGCCGAGCATGATGCATTGGCACAAGATGATTTCGCGAGGGAGAATGTGATTAGGCCACTTGTCACTTTGTTGTCTTTCGAGACATTTGTGGATGATCCGAGGGCGAATTCGGGTAAGCAGAGTATTCATACTATTGTCCAGATCAATAAAGAAATGgagaaaaattcatttgtcGGTTCGAAGAATTATCGTCCATATTTGTATTCAGAGTATTGTAGTAGTAGGTCAGGGCAGAACAGGAAAGACAGAGAAAATGAGAAGCCTGAAGTGAAGATTAAGTTGAAAATTGCTTGTGCTGAGGCACTGTGGATGCTTGCTAGAGGGAGTGTGGCGAATAGTAGAAGAATATCTGAGACTAAAGGGTTACTTTGTCTGGCGAAATTGGTTGAGAAGGAACAAGGAGAGTTGCAGTTTAATTGTTTGATGACTATAATGGAGATTACGGCTGCTGCTGAGTCTAATGCCGATCTTAGACGTGCAGCTTTCAAAACTAATTCACCTGCTGCTAAAGCAGTTGTGGATCAGCTGTTGAGGGTGATTAATGATTTAGATAGCCCCACGTTGCAAATTCCTGCTATAAAATCCATTGGTTCATTGGCTAGGACTTTCCCTGCTAGGGAGACAAGAGTGATTGGTCCTTTGGTTGCTCATCTTAGTCATAGAAACCAAGAAGTGGCAACAGAAGCTGCTATTGCATTGCAGAAGTTTGCTTCTCCAcagaattttctttgtatgGAGCATTCAAAGGCAATTATTGAGTTCAATGCTGTTCCGCCTTTGATGAGACTGTTAAGGTGTAATGATCGCACACAATTGCACGGATTGGTTCTGCTCTGCTACCTTGCATTACATGCTGGCAATAGTGAGGCTTTGGAACAAGCTAGGGTGTTAACTGCCCTCGAGGGGGCTGACCGTACTGTGGTGGCGCAGCATCCTGAGTTGAAAGAATTGGTGTCAGAGGCATTATATCACCTCAATCTGTATCACGCTGGAGTTCATCCTCAGAGGCAGGCTTATGCGCCTTGA
- the LOC102610710 gene encoding amine oxidase [copper-containing] zeta, peroxisomal-like, with protein MATTQEKTTPTCCINNSSKPSATEPVKDWKVSGSDPSLDPVRKRDSVTTLIRPVESLPDPPPPPNTISSTKGIPMMVRAQTSHPLDPLSAAEISVAVATVRAAGATPEVRDSMRFVEVVRVEPDKQVVALADAYFFPPFQPSLIPRTKGGPIIPTKLPPRRARLVVYNKRSNETSIWVVELSEVHAATRGGHHRGKVISSKVVPDVQPPMDAVEYAECEAVVKDFPPFREAMKKRGIEDMDLVMVDPWCVGYHSDADAPSRRLAKPLIFCRTESDCPIENGYARPVEGIHVLVDMQNMVVIEFEDRKLVHLPPADPLRNYTAGETRGGVDRSDIKPLQIVQPEGPSFRVNGHFVEWQKWNFRIGFTPREGLIIYSVAYVDGSRGRRPVAHRLSFVEMVVPYGDPNDPHYRKNAFDAGEDGLGKNAHSLKKGCDCLGYIKYFDAHFTNFAGGVDTIENCVCLHEEDHGILWKHQDWRTGLAEVRRSRRLSVSFICTVANYEYAFFWHFYQDGKIEAEVKLTGILSLGALQPGEVRKYGTIIAPGLYAPVHQHFFVARMDMAVDCKPGEAHNQVVEMNVKVEEPGKNNVHNNAFYAEEELLKSELQAMRDCNPLTARHWIIRNTRTVNRTGQLTGYKLVPGSNCLPLAGSEAKFLRRAAFLKHNLWVTPYAHDEMYPGGEFPNQNPRVGEGLATWVKQNRSLEETDIVLWYVFGVTHIPRLEDWPVMPVDRIGFMLMPHGFFNCSPAVDVPPNESDLDLKDTVIAEKPVQNGLLAKL; from the exons ATGGCCACAACTCAGGAAAAGACGACGCCTACTTGTTGCATTAACAACTCCTCCAAGCCTTCCGCCACTGAACCCGTCAAAGATTGGAAGGTTTCCGGGTCGGATCCTTCCTTGGATCCTGTCCGTAAGCGTGACTCCGTTACCACTCTCATCCGTCCCGTTGAATCCCTCCCTgatcctcctcctcctcctaaCACCATTTCCTCAACCAAAg GAATTCCAATGATGGTCAGGGCCCAAACAAGCCATCCTTTAGACCCTTTATCTGCTGCTGAGATCTCCGTGGCAGTAGCCACTGTTCGGGCTGCCGGAGCAACCCCTGAG GTGAGAGACAGCATGCGGTTTGTGGAAGTGGTTCGAGTGGAGCCAGATAAACAAGTGGTTGCATTAGCGGATGCTTATTTCTTCCCTCCTTTTCAGCCGTCATTAATTCCCAGGACAAAAGGTGGGCCAATAATCCCTACTAAACTTCCTCCTAGACGAGCAAGACTTGTTGTTTACAACAAAAGGTCGAATGAGACAAGCATATGGGTTGTTGAACTGTCGGAGGTTCATGCTGCAACTCGAGGTGGTCACCATAGAGGAAAAGTTATTTCATCGAAAGTTGTTCCAGATGTCCAGCCTCCCATG GATGCTGTGGAATATGCTGAATGTGAAGCTGTTGTCAAAGACTTTCCTCCATTTCGGGAGGCAATGAAAAAGAGGGGTATTGAGGACATGGACCTTGTTATGGTGGATCCATG GTGTGTAGGGTATCACAGTGATGCGGATGCTCCAAGTCGCAGACTTGCTAAACCGCTCATCTTCTGCAGAACTGAGAGTGACTGCCCAATAGAAAACGGTTATGCTCGTCCGGTGGAAGGAATCCATGTGCTTGTTGATATGCAGAATATGGTGGTGATCGAGTTTGAAGACCGAAAGCTTGTTCACCTACCACCAGCTGATCCGTTAAGAAACTACACAGCTGGTGAAACAAGAGGAGGTGTTGACCGAAGCGATATAAAACCGCTTCAGATTGTTCAGCCTGAGGGTCCAAGCTTCCGTGTTAATGGACATTTTGTTGAATGGCAGAAG TGGAATTTCCGTATTGGTTTTACTCCTAGGGAAGGTTTGATCATCTATTCTGTTGCGTATGTTGATGGTAGTCGAGGTCGGAGGCCTGTAGCCCACAGGTTAAGCTTTGTTGAGATGGTGGTCCCTTATGGGGATCCAAATGATCCTCATTACAGGAAAAATGCATTTGATGCAGGGGAAGATGGGCTGGGTAAAAATGCACATTCTCttaagaag GGTTGCGATTGTTTGGGCTACATCAAGTATTTTGATGCACATTTCACCAATTTTGCTGGAGGTGTTGATACAATTGAGAATTGTGTTTGTTTGCATGAAGAGGACCACGGTATCTTATGGAAGCATCAGGATTGGAGAACAGGATTGGCAGAAGTTCGAAGGTCTAGAAGGCTATCAGTGTCATTTATATGTACTGTGGCCAACTAtgaatatgcatttttctGGCACTTTTACCAG GATGGGAAGATTGAAGCTGAGGTTAAGCTCACAGGAATTCTCAGCTTAGGTGCACTGCAACCTGGAGAAGTGAGAAAATATGGGACTATTATTGCACCTGGGTTATACGCACCTGTTCATCAACACTTTTTTGTTGCTCGTATGGACATGGCGGTTGATTGCAAGCCTGGTGAAGCACATAATCAG GTAGTTGAGATGAATGTTAAAGTGGAAGAACCAGGGAAGAATAATGTTCACAATAATGCATTCTATGCTGAAGAGGAACTGCTCAAATCAGAATTGCAAGCAATGCGTGATTGTAATCCTTTAACTGCTCGTCATTGGATT ATCAGAAACACCAGAACCGTTAACCGTACTGGACAGCTAACTGGTTATAAGTTAGTACCTGGTTCAAACTGTTTGCCATTAGCCGGTTCTGAGGCAAAATTTTTAAGACGAGCTGCTTTCTTGAAGCATAATCTTTGGGTCACTCCTTATGCACATGATGAAATGTATCCTGGAGGAGAGTTTCCTAATCAAAATCCTCGAGTTGGCGAAGGATTGGCTACTTGGGTTAAGCAAAATCGCTCTCTGGAAGAAACTGACATAGTTCTGTG GTATGTATTTGGAGTGACTCACATTCCTAGACTGGAAGACTGGCCTGTGATGCCTGTGGATCGCATTGGCTTTATGCTCATG CCACATGGGTTCTTCAATTGCTCACCAGCAGTGGATGTCCCTCCAAATGAAAGCGATTTGGATCTCAAGGACACTGTGATCGCCGAAAAGCCCGTCCAGAATGGGCTGCTTGCCAAGCTCTGA